The following proteins are encoded in a genomic region of Arcobacter cloacae:
- the rplQ gene encoding 50S ribosomal protein L17 produces MRHKHGYRKLSRTSSHRKALLKNMAIAIIEREKIETTVPKAKELKRYIEKLVTSARNADLNTHRYVFAALQSKEATKKLINEIAPKYEGRNGGYTSIVKTRIRKGDATPMAFISFV; encoded by the coding sequence ATGAGACATAAGCATGGATATAGAAAGTTAAGTAGAACTTCTTCTCATAGAAAAGCATTGTTAAAAAATATGGCAATTGCTATTATCGAAAGAGAAAAAATAGAAACAACTGTACCAAAAGCAAAAGAGTTAAAAAGATATATTGAAAAATTAGTAACATCTGCAAGAAATGCTGACTTAAATACACATAGATATGTATTTGCTGCATTACAATCAAAAGAAGCTACTAAAAAATTAATTAATGAAATTGCACCAAAATACGAAGGTAGAAATGGTGGATATACTTCAATAGTTAAAACTAGAATAAGAAAAGGTGATGCAACTCCAATGGCATTCATCTCTTTTGTATAA
- a CDS encoding DNA-directed RNA polymerase subunit alpha produces MKKFAETPFLPTEVEIEAISDNEAKISAYPFEDGFAITLAHPLRRLLLSSSVGYAPIAVKIEGASHEFDSLRGMLEDIAIFVINLKNIKFKINGDKEQVVVEYSFNGPREIKGEDLINSDVEVVSKDAHLATINSDCNLTFSVIIQRGIGYMPSEDIRDIVGPDYIPIDAFFTPVKKVVYDIEKMLVEDNPNFEKAVFTIQTNGQISPITAFKEAVSVMYSQMSVFNKVFDLSEVTVSESGEEPVELRELVVKIDDLNLSARSFNSLDRAGLKFLGELVLMSEVEVKNIKNLGKKSYDEIAEKLESLGYPVENTLPENVASALRRKLEQLKA; encoded by the coding sequence ATGAAAAAATTTGCAGAAACTCCGTTTTTACCAACTGAAGTTGAAATAGAGGCTATCAGTGATAATGAGGCTAAAATATCAGCATATCCATTTGAGGATGGTTTTGCAATTACTTTAGCACACCCTTTAAGAAGACTTTTATTAAGTTCTTCGGTTGGTTATGCACCAATTGCAGTTAAGATAGAAGGTGCTTCACACGAGTTTGACTCGTTAAGAGGGATGTTAGAAGATATAGCTATTTTTGTTATAAATTTAAAGAATATTAAGTTTAAAATAAACGGTGATAAAGAGCAAGTTGTTGTTGAATATTCATTTAATGGTCCAAGGGAAATTAAAGGAGAAGATTTAATCAACTCTGATGTTGAAGTTGTATCAAAAGATGCTCATTTAGCAACAATTAATAGCGATTGTAATTTAACATTCTCTGTAATTATTCAAAGAGGTATAGGATATATGCCTTCTGAAGATATTAGAGATATTGTTGGACCAGATTATATTCCAATTGATGCATTCTTTACTCCTGTTAAAAAAGTGGTTTATGATATTGAAAAAATGTTAGTTGAAGATAATCCTAACTTTGAAAAAGCTGTGTTTACAATACAAACAAATGGACAAATTTCTCCAATTACTGCTTTTAAAGAAGCTGTATCTGTTATGTATTCTCAAATGTCAGTATTTAACAAAGTTTTTGATTTATCAGAAGTAACAGTTAGTGAAAGTGGTGAAGAACCAGTTGAACTAAGAGAGTTAGTAGTTAAAATTGATGATTTAAATTTAAGTGCTAGAAGTTTCAACTCTTTAGATAGAGCTGGACTTAAATTCTTAGGTGAATTAGTACTTATGAGTGAAGTTGAAGTTAAAAATATCAAAAATCTAGGGAAAAAATCTTATGATGAAATAGCTGAAAAGTTAGAATCATTAGGATACCCAGTTGAAAATACACTTCCAGAAAATGTTGCTTCTGCATTAAGAAGAAAATTAGAGCAACTAAAAGCATAA
- the rpsD gene encoding 30S ribosomal protein S4, which produces MARYRGPVEKIERRLDADLGLKGERRLSGKSALEKRPFAPGQHGQRRAKISEYGLQLREKQKAKFMYGVSEKQFRKYFKEAARREGNTGANLITLIEQRLDNVVFRMGFATTRANARQFTTHGHVLVDGKKVDIPSYIVRPGQKIEIKEKSKTNPQVVRALELTNQTGMVDWVNVDKDKVFGIFTRIPAREEVVIPVEERLIVELYSK; this is translated from the coding sequence ATGGCAAGATACAGAGGACCAGTAGAAAAAATCGAAAGAAGACTTGATGCGGATCTTGGATTAAAAGGTGAGAGAAGATTATCAGGTAAAAGTGCTTTAGAAAAAAGACCATTTGCTCCAGGACAACACGGACAAAGAAGAGCTAAAATTTCTGAGTATGGATTACAATTAAGAGAAAAACAAAAAGCTAAATTTATGTATGGTGTTTCTGAAAAACAATTCAGAAAATACTTTAAAGAAGCAGCAAGAAGAGAAGGTAATACAGGAGCAAACCTAATTACTTTAATTGAGCAAAGATTAGATAACGTTGTATTTAGAATGGGATTTGCTACAACTAGAGCAAATGCAAGACAATTTACAACACATGGACACGTTTTAGTTGATGGTAAGAAAGTGGATATCCCTTCTTATATCGTAAGACCTGGACAAAAAATTGAAATTAAAGAAAAATCTAAAACTAATCCTCAAGTTGTAAGAGCATTAGAATTAACAAATCAAACTGGAATGGTTGATTGGGTTAATGTTGATAAAGATAAAGTATTTGGAATTTTCACAAGAATACCAGCTAGAGAAGAAGTTGTTATCCCTGTTGAAGAGAGATTAATAGTAGAGTTATATTCTAAATAA
- the rpsK gene encoding 30S ribosomal protein S11, whose product MAKRKVTRKKIVRKNIADGIVHIAASFNNTMVTVTDNAGNAIAWSSAGNLGFKGSKKSTPFAAQAAVEDAMNKAMEHGIKNVGIKIQGPGSGRDTAVKAVGSMDGVRVTWLKDVTPLPHNGCRPPKRRRV is encoded by the coding sequence ATGGCAAAAAGAAAAGTTACTAGAAAAAAAATTGTAAGAAAAAATATTGCTGACGGTATCGTACATATTGCTGCAAGTTTTAATAATACAATGGTTACAGTTACAGATAATGCAGGTAATGCAATCGCATGGTCAAGTGCTGGAAATTTAGGATTTAAAGGTTCTAAAAAATCAACTCCATTTGCTGCTCAAGCTGCTGTTGAAGATGCTATGAATAAAGCTATGGAACACGGAATCAAAAATGTTGGGATTAAAATTCAAGGGCCAGGTTCAGGAAGAGATACAGCTGTTAAAGCAGTTGGTTCTATGGACGGAGTTAGAGTTACTTGGTTAAAAGATGTTACACCATTACCACACAATGGTTGTAGACCTCCTAAAAGAAGAAGAGTGTAA
- the rpsM gene encoding 30S ribosomal protein S13: MARIAGVDLPNKKRMEYALTYIYGIGLHNSRLILDAVGIDYNKRAYELTEDEAAIIRKEIQDNYLVEGDLRKKVAMDIKALMDLGSYRGLRHRKGLPCRGQKTKTNARTRKGKKKTVGAATK, from the coding sequence ATGGCAAGGATAGCGGGTGTTGATTTACCAAATAAAAAGAGAATGGAATACGCTTTAACGTATATTTACGGTATTGGATTACATAACTCAAGATTAATTTTAGATGCAGTTGGAATTGATTACAACAAAAGAGCATATGAATTAACAGAAGATGAAGCAGCAATTATTAGAAAAGAGATCCAAGATAACTATTTAGTTGAGGGAGACTTAAGAAAAAAAGTTGCAATGGATATTAAAGCTTTAATGGATTTAGGTTCATATAGAGGATTAAGACATAGAAAAGGTTTACCTTGTAGAGGGCAAAAGACTAAAACTAATGCTAGAACAAGAAAAGGTAAAAAGAAAACTGTTGGTGCAGCAACTAAATAA
- the rpmJ gene encoding 50S ribosomal protein L36 codes for MKVRASVKKMCDKCKVIKRRGIVRVICENKKHKQRQG; via the coding sequence ATGAAAGTAAGAGCTTCAGTAAAGAAAATGTGTGATAAATGTAAGGTTATCAAAAGAAGAGGTATCGTAAGAGTAATCTGCGAAAACAAAAAACATAAACAAAGACAAGGATAA
- a CDS encoding HIT family protein yields the protein MIYKNELIKIEIENSQIPWLKIFTIENIKEFSQCDKKTKEEIFKYLDIIEKEMLDYFNPKKINIASFGNYVPHVHFHIMARFEEDSHFPEPMWGKKQREQNLNLPSFEKFYENLKKKF from the coding sequence ATTATTTATAAAAACGAATTAATAAAAATAGAAATTGAAAACTCACAAATACCTTGGCTTAAAATATTTACAATTGAAAATATCAAAGAATTTTCACAATGTGATAAAAAAACAAAAGAAGAAATATTTAAATATCTTGATATTATTGAAAAAGAGATGTTAGATTACTTTAATCCAAAGAAAATTAATATTGCATCTTTTGGAAATTATGTTCCTCATGTACATTTTCATATAATGGCAAGATTTGAAGAAGATTCACATTTTCCAGAACCAATGTGGGGTAAAAAACAAAGAGAGCAAAATTTAAATTTACCCTCATTTGAAAAGTTTTATGAAAATTTGAAAAAGAAGTTTTAA
- a CDS encoding exopolyphosphatase — translation MNEKKYRLVTRSDMDGLVCGTLLKYLNIIDEIAFVHPKDMQDGKIVITSNDITTNLPYVDGVYLAFDHHFSETLRNDKKDNHIINPDAPSAAQVVYEYYGGDEVFPGYFTAMMNGANKADSADFSIDDILKPRGWALLSFLMDSRTGLGRFRDFRISNYQLMMDLIEYCARHNIDEILDLPDIKERIDLYFKYEDDFKEQLKRCTKIVGNLLIIDYRNEEIIYPGNRFMVYAMHPEQNISIHVVWGKDKQNIVFSTGKSIINKTSKTNVGELMLKYNGGGHKAAGGCQIDTNKAEIVLEELIHQINQDG, via the coding sequence ATGAACGAAAAAAAATATAGATTAGTTACTAGAAGTGATATGGATGGTTTAGTGTGTGGAACACTACTTAAATATTTGAATATAATTGATGAAATTGCCTTTGTACATCCAAAGGATATGCAAGATGGAAAAATTGTAATAACATCAAATGACATAACAACAAATCTACCATATGTTGATGGTGTATATCTAGCTTTTGATCATCATTTTAGTGAAACATTAAGAAATGATAAAAAAGATAATCATATTATTAATCCTGATGCACCAAGTGCCGCTCAAGTTGTTTATGAATATTATGGAGGAGATGAAGTTTTTCCAGGATATTTTACAGCTATGATGAATGGTGCAAACAAAGCAGATTCAGCAGATTTTAGTATTGACGATATATTAAAACCAAGAGGCTGGGCATTACTTAGCTTTTTAATGGATTCACGAACTGGACTTGGAAGATTTAGAGATTTTAGAATTTCAAATTATCAGCTAATGATGGATTTAATTGAATATTGTGCAAGACATAATATAGATGAAATTTTAGATTTACCAGATATTAAAGAAAGAATTGATTTATACTTCAAATATGAAGATGATTTTAAGGAACAATTAAAAAGATGTACGAAAATTGTAGGAAATCTTTTAATTATTGATTATAGAAATGAAGAGATTATTTATCCTGGAAATAGATTTATGGTTTATGCAATGCATCCTGAACAAAATATTTCTATCCACGTGGTTTGGGGTAAAGATAAACAAAATATAGTATTTAGTACTGGAAAATCAATTATCAACAAAACATCTAAAACAAATGTTGGTGAATTAATGCTTAAGTATAATGGTGGTGGACATAAAGCAGCTGGTGGTTGTCAAATTGATACAAATAAAGCTGAAATTGTACTTGAAGAATTAATTCACCAAATTAATCAAGATGGATAA
- the leuB gene encoding 3-isopropylmalate dehydrogenase has product MKNYNISIIKGDGIGPEIVDEAIKVLNAVAKKCDFSLNYKEYLMGGIAIDTTGVPLPAETVVGVLNSDACLFGAIGGEKWDTLPRELRPETGLLKFREEMGVYANLRPAIIYDELVNASTLKPEVIKGVDIMIVRELIGGIYFGKPRENDGFKAFNTMVYTKPEIVRIGKTAFELARKRDKRVCSVDKANVLEVSQLWRDTMNELSKDYPDVELSHMYVDNAAMQLVRNPKQFDVIVTGNIFGDILSDTASMVVGSIGLLPSASTGDKTAIYEPIHGSAPDIAGMGIANPLATIVSAAMMLRYSLNEDKAADMIEEAIKAVLKDGYRTKDLAAFDAKEVLNTVQMGDIIVEYINK; this is encoded by the coding sequence ATGAAAAACTATAATATATCAATAATCAAAGGTGATGGGATAGGTCCAGAAATCGTAGATGAAGCAATAAAAGTATTAAATGCTGTTGCAAAAAAATGTGATTTTTCTTTAAATTATAAAGAATACCTAATGGGTGGTATTGCTATTGATACTACTGGTGTTCCACTTCCTGCTGAAACTGTTGTTGGTGTTTTAAACTCTGATGCTTGTTTGTTTGGTGCTATTGGTGGAGAAAAATGGGATACACTACCAAGAGAATTAAGACCTGAAACAGGATTACTAAAATTTAGAGAAGAGATGGGTGTATATGCAAATTTAAGACCTGCAATTATCTATGATGAATTAGTAAATGCCTCTACTTTAAAACCTGAAGTAATTAAAGGTGTTGATATTATGATTGTAAGAGAGTTAATTGGTGGAATTTACTTTGGAAAACCAAGAGAGAATGATGGATTTAAAGCATTTAATACAATGGTTTATACAAAACCAGAAATTGTAAGAATTGGTAAAACAGCATTTGAACTTGCAAGAAAAAGAGATAAAAGAGTTTGCTCTGTTGATAAAGCAAATGTTTTAGAAGTATCTCAACTTTGGAGAGATACAATGAATGAATTAAGTAAAGATTACCCAGATGTTGAATTAAGTCATATGTATGTAGATAACGCAGCAATGCAACTTGTAAGAAACCCAAAACAATTTGATGTAATTGTAACAGGAAATATTTTTGGTGATATTCTTTCTGATACAGCATCAATGGTAGTAGGTTCAATTGGATTACTTCCAAGTGCTTCAACAGGAGATAAAACAGCTATTTATGAACCAATACATGGAAGTGCACCAGATATAGCAGGAATGGGGATAGCAAATCCACTAGCAACAATAGTAAGCGCAGCAATGATGCTAAGATATTCTTTAAATGAAGATAAAGCAGCAGATATGATAGAAGAAGCAATAAAAGCAGTATTAAAAGATGGATATAGAACAAAAGATTTAGCAGCATTTGATGCAAAAGAAGTTTTGAATACTGTTCAAATGGGTGACATTATAGTTGAATATATAAATAAATAA
- a CDS encoding 3-isopropylmalate dehydratase small subunit, with protein sequence MNKISGKVWNFGANIDTDVIIAARYLNSSDPEHLAKYVMEDADPDFPKKLQRGDIIVAGENFGCGSSREHAPIALKAAGVAAVVAPSFARIFYRNAFNMGLPIFELPESLEIKEGEEISIDLDKGEITNNTTNKTYKFIPIPPFMQELIASGGLINYAIEEMKKAN encoded by the coding sequence ATGAATAAAATTAGTGGTAAAGTATGGAATTTTGGTGCGAATATTGATACAGATGTTATCATAGCAGCTAGATATTTAAATAGTTCAGACCCTGAGCATTTAGCAAAATATGTAATGGAAGATGCAGATCCTGACTTTCCAAAAAAATTACAAAGAGGTGACATTATTGTTGCAGGTGAGAATTTTGGATGTGGTTCAAGTAGAGAACACGCTCCAATCGCATTAAAAGCTGCAGGAGTTGCTGCAGTTGTTGCACCATCATTTGCAAGAATTTTTTATAGAAATGCATTTAATATGGGTTTACCAATATTTGAATTACCTGAATCTTTAGAGATAAAAGAGGGTGAAGAGATTTCTATTGATTTAGATAAAGGTGAGATTACAAATAATACAACAAATAAAACTTACAAATTTATTCCAATTCCTCCTTTTATGCAAGAATTAATTGCAAGTGGTGGATTAATAAATTATGCAATTGAAGAAATGAAAAAGGCTAACTAA
- the rpoD gene encoding RNA polymerase sigma factor RpoD, protein MSVKDINKVIEQLVKEYKDSVLTYEKIIKIFPKAPSGPTVKKLLALIQLYNVTVISSQEQAKRMNAEEAKKRKELREKLIENEDDVYDLLKNKELLEWSRSDSPVRMYLREMGQIPLLTKEEEIEISKKIEMGEDIILDAICYVPYLIDFILEYKEPLVNRERKVKELFKNFDDDENENEEDEDLDDEDLDDSDLDDSSVDSDEEKISGKKQKKLDKRAQTIIEAFKELEKAKKDWLKFQAKETAKSDDEMDQMTFNLAVAFKKRILKEALLNLGPTSKLITEIVKAMETALKSETGFDGELKRLEYKLPLFNETLLKNHQKILDNIVNLSKAQITSMVPEATMVSTYMEIKKLFQTAEASKGGFDLTPEELKDVLEQIKRGKQITDTSKTRMAKSNLRLVVSIAKRYTNRGLPFLDLIQEGNIGLMKAVDKFEYKKGYKFSTYATWWIRQAISRAIADQARTIRIPIHMIETINRINKIIRKGIQENGREPDVDEIAKEVGLPVDKVKQVIKITKEPVSLEAPIGSDDDGKFGDFVPDEKAPTPIDNIMKEDLQGQIDQILGQLNEREQAVIRMRFGLMEDASDRTLEEIGKELSVTRERVRQIESSAIKKLKHPKVGKNLKNYVES, encoded by the coding sequence ATGAGCGTAAAAGATATAAATAAAGTAATCGAACAATTAGTAAAAGAGTATAAAGACTCAGTACTAACTTATGAAAAAATCATTAAAATCTTTCCTAAAGCTCCTTCTGGTCCAACTGTTAAAAAACTTTTAGCATTAATACAGTTATATAATGTAACTGTTATTAGTTCACAAGAACAAGCAAAAAGAATGAATGCAGAAGAAGCAAAAAAAAGAAAAGAATTAAGAGAAAAATTAATTGAAAATGAAGATGATGTTTACGATTTATTGAAAAATAAAGAGTTACTTGAGTGGTCAAGATCAGATTCTCCTGTTAGAATGTATTTAAGAGAAATGGGACAAATTCCATTACTTACAAAAGAAGAAGAGATTGAAATCTCTAAAAAAATTGAAATGGGTGAAGATATTATTCTTGATGCTATTTGTTATGTTCCATACTTAATAGATTTCATTTTAGAGTATAAAGAACCTTTAGTAAATAGAGAAAGAAAAGTTAAAGAGTTATTTAAAAACTTTGATGACGATGAAAATGAAAATGAAGAAGATGAAGACCTTGATGATGAAGATTTAGATGATTCAGATTTAGATGACTCTTCTGTTGATAGTGATGAAGAAAAAATAAGTGGCAAAAAGCAAAAAAAACTTGATAAAAGAGCTCAAACTATTATTGAAGCATTTAAAGAATTAGAAAAAGCGAAAAAAGATTGGCTTAAATTTCAAGCAAAAGAGACTGCAAAATCAGATGATGAAATGGATCAAATGACATTTAATCTTGCTGTTGCTTTCAAAAAAAGAATTTTAAAAGAAGCTCTTTTAAATTTAGGACCAACATCTAAATTGATTACTGAAATAGTAAAAGCTATGGAAACAGCATTAAAATCTGAAACAGGATTTGATGGTGAGTTAAAAAGATTAGAGTATAAGTTACCATTATTTAATGAAACATTATTAAAAAATCATCAGAAGATTTTGGATAATATTGTTAATTTGTCAAAAGCTCAAATTACGTCAATGGTTCCAGAAGCTACAATGGTTTCTACTTATATGGAAATTAAAAAACTTTTCCAAACAGCAGAAGCTTCTAAAGGTGGTTTTGATTTAACTCCTGAAGAGTTAAAAGACGTTCTTGAGCAAATTAAAAGAGGTAAACAAATAACTGATACTTCAAAAACAAGAATGGCAAAATCAAACCTAAGACTTGTTGTATCTATTGCAAAAAGATATACAAATAGAGGTTTACCATTCCTTGATTTAATTCAAGAAGGAAACATCGGTCTAATGAAAGCTGTTGATAAATTTGAGTATAAAAAAGGTTATAAATTCTCAACTTATGCAACATGGTGGATTAGACAAGCGATTTCTAGAGCTATTGCAGACCAAGCAAGAACTATTAGAATTCCAATTCATATGATTGAAACTATTAATAGAATTAATAAAATCATTAGAAAAGGTATTCAAGAAAACGGAAGAGAACCTGATGTGGATGAAATCGCAAAAGAAGTTGGACTTCCTGTTGATAAAGTAAAACAAGTAATTAAAATCACTAAAGAACCTGTATCTTTAGAAGCTCCTATTGGAAGTGATGATGATGGTAAATTTGGAGATTTTGTTCCTGATGAAAAAGCTCCAACACCAATTGATAATATCATGAAAGAGGATTTACAAGGGCAAATTGACCAAATTTTAGGTCAATTAAATGAAAGAGAACAAGCAGTTATTAGAATGAGATTTGGTCTTATGGAAGATGCAAGTGATAGAACATTAGAAGAGATTGGAAAAGAACTTTCAGTAACAAGAGAAAGAGTTAGACAAATTGAATCAAGTGCTATTAAAAAATTAAAGCATCCAAAAGTAGGTAAAAATCTTAAAAACTATGTAGAAAGTTAA
- a CDS encoding AtpZ/AtpI family protein produces the protein MKNNEELKPKHRDKLEALDNMSLGISIVVAIAIGFGIGYGLKYLTGYTWTLWLGIFWGIAAAALNIYKAYKRAQKSYEGMENDPRYSYRAKHGDKSFDDKD, from the coding sequence ATGAAAAATAATGAAGAATTAAAGCCAAAACATAGGGATAAACTAGAAGCTTTAGACAATATGTCTTTAGGAATTTCAATAGTTGTAGCTATTGCAATTGGTTTTGGTATAGGATATGGTTTAAAATATCTAACAGGATACACATGGACTTTGTGGCTGGGAATATTTTGGGGAATAGCTGCAGCTGCACTTAATATTTATAAAGCTTACAAAAGAGCTCAAAAATCTTATGAGGGTATGGAAAATGATCCAAGATACTCATACAGAGCAAAACATGGAGATAAATCTTTTGATGACAAAGATTAA
- a CDS encoding pyrimidine/purine nucleoside phosphorylase: MESIKNVELVKKANIYFDGNVTSRTFIESNGDRKTLGIMMPGEYTFGTNEAELMEIIAGEVEVRLKDSTQWQTYTADTSFNVPANSSFDIKVKVITDYCCSFIK; encoded by the coding sequence ATGGAAAGTATTAAAAATGTTGAGTTAGTAAAAAAGGCAAATATCTATTTTGATGGAAATGTTACAAGTAGAACATTTATTGAATCAAATGGAGATAGAAAAACTTTAGGTATTATGATGCCTGGTGAGTATACTTTTGGTACAAATGAAGCAGAACTTATGGAGATTATTGCTGGTGAAGTAGAAGTTAGATTAAAAGATTCAACACAATGGCAAACTTATACAGCAGATACATCTTTTAATGTTCCTGCAAATTCAAGTTTTGATATTAAAGTAAAAGTTATAACAGATTATTGTTGTTCTTTTATAAAATAA
- the hemL gene encoding glutamate-1-semialdehyde 2,1-aminomutase: MFEKSIKAYEEACEVIPGGVDSPVRAFKSVGGTPPFIEKGKGAYLYDIDGNKYVDFVQSWGPLIFGHCDKDIEDAVIETAKKGLSFGAPTLLETQLANEIVEMFDNIGKVRFVSSGTEAVMSAIRLARGVTGKNDIVKFEGCYHGHSDSLLVQAGSGMATFGSPSSPGVPADLTKHTLLCEYNNIENLKKCFEDSSDIACIIIEPIAGNMGLVPASDEFLATCRELCDKNAALLIFDEVMSGFRASLKGASGILKTQADILTFGKVIGAGMPVGAFAASKQIMSNLSPEGKIYQAGTLSGNPVAMAAGLVSLKKLKANPKIYDELNQKALKLVNGLKKIADENNIPLQVDTRGSMFGFFFCEEVPTNFKEVGKCDFKRFATFHHEMIKKGFYFACSQYEAGFMCTEITDEDIEACLEAASIIMKNL, encoded by the coding sequence ATGTTTGAAAAATCAATCAAAGCTTATGAAGAGGCTTGTGAAGTAATACCAGGTGGAGTTGATTCACCCGTTCGTGCTTTTAAAAGTGTAGGAGGAACTCCACCTTTTATAGAAAAAGGGAAGGGTGCTTATTTATATGATATAGATGGAAATAAATATGTTGATTTTGTTCAAAGTTGGGGACCTTTAATCTTTGGACATTGTGATAAAGATATTGAAGATGCTGTTATTGAAACTGCAAAAAAAGGTTTATCTTTTGGTGCTCCTACTTTACTTGAAACACAATTAGCAAATGAAATTGTTGAAATGTTTGATAATATTGGAAAAGTAAGATTTGTAAGTAGCGGAACTGAAGCTGTAATGAGTGCTATTAGACTTGCAAGGGGTGTTACAGGGAAAAATGATATTGTAAAATTTGAGGGTTGTTATCATGGACACTCTGATTCATTACTTGTTCAAGCAGGTTCAGGAATGGCGACTTTTGGAAGTCCAAGTAGTCCAGGAGTTCCAGCAGATTTAACAAAACATACTTTACTTTGTGAATACAATAATATTGAAAATCTAAAAAAATGTTTTGAAGATTCATCTGATATTGCTTGTATTATAATCGAGCCAATAGCTGGAAATATGGGATTAGTACCAGCTAGTGATGAGTTTTTAGCTACTTGTAGAGAGCTTTGCGATAAAAACGCTGCATTACTTATTTTTGATGAAGTTATGAGCGGATTTAGAGCCTCTTTAAAAGGTGCAAGTGGAATATTAAAAACACAAGCTGATATTTTAACTTTTGGAAAAGTAATAGGTGCGGGAATGCCTGTGGGTGCTTTTGCTGCTTCAAAGCAGATTATGTCAAATTTAAGCCCTGAAGGTAAAATTTATCAAGCTGGAACTTTAAGTGGAAATCCTGTTGCTATGGCAGCAGGACTTGTGAGCTTAAAAAAATTAAAAGCAAATCCAAAGATTTATGATGAGTTAAATCAAAAAGCTTTAAAACTTGTAAATGGGCTTAAAAAAATAGCAGATGAAAATAATATTCCTTTACAAGTTGATACAAGAGGAAGTATGTTTGGATTTTTCTTTTGTGAAGAAGTTCCAACAAACTTTAAAGAGGTTGGAAAGTGTGATTTTAAAAGATTTGCAACTTTTCACCATGAAATGATTAAAAAAGGTTTTTATTTTGCTTGTTCGCAATATGAAGCTGGATTTATGTGTACAGAGATTACAGATGAAGATATAGAAGCTTGTTTAGAAGCAGCTTCAATAATTATGAAAAATTTATAA
- a CDS encoding helix-turn-helix domain-containing protein, giving the protein MFNIPDIVTEEEIDSFYERVSKNVKRIRLEKKMSQLEVSLSIGQKSSGFYSHMENYKHRKHFNLTHLYKLSVLFAVEIEEFFKK; this is encoded by the coding sequence ATGTTTAATATTCCAGATATTGTCACAGAAGAAGAGATAGACTCTTTTTATGAAAGAGTTAGTAAAAATGTAAAAAGAATTAGGCTAGAAAAGAAAATGAGCCAATTAGAAGTATCTTTGTCAATAGGACAAAAATCCTCAGGTTTTTATTCACATATGGAAAACTATAAACATAGAAAACATTTTAATTTAACACATTTATATAAATTATCAGTTTTATTTGCAGTTGAAATTGAGGAATTCTTTAAAAAATAG